A stretch of DNA from Mucilaginibacter daejeonensis:
GCGCGCTGGCACTGGCACCTTTTAAAATGCTGATGCTTTCGATATCGGCAGGGTTGATGTCGAGCATACCGTTACCACGTATACGCTGGTCATCCCAGTAGTTATTATTGTTGGTGCCGTTAACACCTTGTTGCTGATCATTGCGAATGATCACACCATCCACCACGTACAACGGTTGGCGATTATCATATAAAGAGTTGATACCACGTATCTGGATGTTGGTGGCGCTACTGGCACCACCTGGTGCCGAGTTGATCTGCACACCGGCCACCTTACCATAAATGGCCGCACCAAAGTTGGTAGCGCCGGCCTGGGTAACCTCTTTGGCGGTAACGGTACCTACTGAGTAACCTAAGGCTTTAGCCTCACGCTTGATGCCTAATGAGGTAACTACTACTTCGTTCAAGCTATTTTTTGATGGGTTCAGTCTTACGCTGAGTGTAGTACGTCCTTCTACCGCTACTTCGGTGCTTTGGTAACCAATGTAAGAGATAACGAGCGTGGCATTGTCTGCAACGGTGAGTTTGAACCTACCGTTACCATCTGTCATGGTGCCTGCACTGCCGTTCTTGGCTTTTACTGATACACCGGCAAGAGGCTGGCCGTTCTCGTCCAGTACGGTACCGTTCACCGTTATGTCGGCAGCGGCGGTTCTCACGTTCTCCACTGCGGAGTTGTTGTGTAACCTAAGGGTATTCTGCGGTGCCGACCGGTTTGCCCAGGCACTCAGTGGGATCGCACTGGTAAGCATGAAGCCCGCTGTTATGAGCATAACAGGGGATGCATATTTACGTGCATTGTTCTTTGAGTAAAGATCGATTTTCATACACAATGATTGGTTTTAGTTTAATGTTGTCGTTAGCAGGAATAGAATAGCGTATTGAAGGGCTACTCATTAGGTATAGGGGGCGGCTTTCATTTTCAGCATGTTTAATAATGACTTAATAAGAGACCGGTAACTGGTAGTGTAAAGGGCTATAGCGATTAGTTTGTGCTCAAAGAAAGCTAAGCCTTTTAAAATCTTTCCCTAAAATAATGTTAATAAAATGTAAAAGTCAAATACTTTTTAAAAAATTTAAAAAGTATTTGACTTTCGGATAAAATAAGTTATCTATGTATATCCATATCACCATGCCCGACCATCGCTTTTTACTTCTCAACGAAAATCAAGGTGTCATCCAATCATTATTCTATAATGATGCATTATCGAGCACTACCATAAGTACCCTAATAGGTAAAAGCATACCTAACGTGAATAAGGTGCTGACCATGCTGGTCAAGGAAGGTTATGTTGAGGAGAATGGTTATGCCATTTCGAGCGGTGGGCGTAAACCCCTTAAATATTCATTGGTCGCTGGTACCCATTTACTGATATCGGTAGCCTTAAGTCAGTATAGTATAAGGATAGTGGCTATAGACATGAAGGGCCGGTTCCTGAACAAGGTCGAGCAGCATGCTATAAATATTACGCAGCTCAAGGCCGAAGAAGTGGTGAGCTATATCAATGATTTTATAGCAAGATCCAGTATTGATAAGACAAAGGTGCTCGGCATAGGCGTCACGATGCCTGGCTTCCTTTCAACTGAGGCGGGTATCAACTACTCATTTCTGCCGGTAGAGGGCCTGTCCTTACGCGAATACCTGCAACAAAATATACAACTACCCATCTTCATCGAGAACGACTCTACCGCGATTGCTTTGGGCGAGCAAAAGTTCGGTGTTGCCCGGCAAGAGAACGATGCTATGGTGATCAACCTGGGTTGGGGCATTGGTTTGGGCATGATCGTTGGGGGTAAGATATTCAGAGGGCATAGCGGTTTAGCAGGAGAATTCAGCCACATACCGCTGGTCAAGAACGGTAAATTGTGTACTTGCGGTAAACGTGGCTGTTTAGAGACCGAATCATCATTGATGGCCATCACCGAAAAGGCGATCATGGAGATGGAGCAGGGAGAGGTTTCCAGCCTGGCCAATTATGCGCAGTTAGATGCCGATACCATCATCAACGAAGCCATTAAAGGCGATACCCTTTCGGTAAAACTGATATCAGAGGCCGCCTATAACGTAGGGCAGGGCATCGCTATATTGATCCACCTGATGGATCCGGCCGTGATCGTGCTTAGCGGTAAGGGGAGTGTGGTAGGCAAACTATGGTTATCGCCTATTCAGCAAGCCATTAATGAGCATTGTATACCGCGTTTGGCTCATGGCACTGAATTAAAGGTGTCGGACCTTAACAGTAAAGCGCAATTACTTGGCGGGGCCGTACTGGTGATCGAAAGTATAGGCGACCTGCTGATCTCCAGGATCAAGGAACTCGAAAAAGACCACCTGTTCGAAGTATGAAAGGCATAATTAAACTTACCGTATTGGCTTGTTGCGCGATGGCATTAGGCCGTGGCAACGCCTTGGCACAAGTGCACGAGATATCAAAAAAGTATCAGGCGCCTGCCGACCCGCAGGTCCAAAAAAAGCTGGCCGAATGGCAGGATCTGAAGTTCGGCCTGTTCATGCACTGGGGTACGTACTCGCAGTGGGGAGTGGTAGAAAGTTGGAGCATTTGCCCCGAAGATGAAGGCTGGACCCAGCGCAAAGGCCCGCACAGTGCCAGCTACAATGACTATGTACAAGCATACGAAGGATTGCAAAAGACCTTCGACCCACAAAAATTCGACCCAACCAAATGGGTAAAGGCTGCCAAGAGTGCGGGAATGAAATATGTGATCTTTACCACTAAGCATCACGATGGATTCTCGATGTTCGATACCAAGCAGACCGATTATAAGATCACCGACCCTAAAACGCCATTCTCTAAAGATCCACGTGCTAACGTGACCAAAGAGATATTCAATGCGTTCCGTAAAGATAACTTTTGGGTGGGCGCTTACTTCTCTAAGCCTGACTGGCACTCGCCTGACTACTGGTGGCCATATTTCCCGCCCAAAGACCGTAACGTGAATTACGACCCGGCCAAGTATCCCGAGCGCTGGAACAACTTCAAGCGATTTACCTACAACCAGATACAGGAACTAATGACCGGTTATGGTAAGGTAGATATCCTTTGGTTAGACGGTGGTTGGGTGCGCCCGCATAAAACGGTGGACCCGAACATCAGTTGGCAGCGCGGGATCAAATTTGATCAGGATATTGATATGCCTAAGATCGCGGCCATGGCCAGGCAGAACCAGCCGGGCCTGTTGGTAGTGGATCGTACCGTTGCGGGTGAATACGAGAACTATACCACCCCTGAGCAGGAAGTGCCTGAAAAGCCGTTGAGCTATCCTTGGGAAAGCTGCATCACTATGGGCAACTCCTGGAGCTACGTACCGGGCGACCATTATAAGTCGACCACTGAGATCATTCAGCTGCTCATCAAGATCGTATCAAGAGGCGGCAACTTGCTCATGAACATTGGCCCCGGTCCTGACGGCGATTGGGACCCTGAGGCCTACAAGCGCCTTGAAGGTATAGGTCAATGGATGAAGATCAACGGCGAAAGTATATATGCCAGCAAACCAGTGGAGCCTTATGCTGATGGCAACTTGTATTATACCCGCTCAAAAAGCGGCAAGATCATTTATGCCCTGCAATTAGGCGCTACTGAAGAAGTAAAGCTTCCTGCCATGATATCTATCAAACTTAACGGAGAGGTAAAAAGGGTATCGTTATTAGGTTCTGCCCAAAAGTTGACGTGGAAGAAAGACAACGGCGGTATCACCATCAGTATACCTGCAGCATTACAAGCCAATAGCGGAGCCAAACAGGCCGCAGTGTTTAAGATCGAGCTAAAGTAACAGAAGATAATGATAGGTCAGATACTGCGGAGCTTGAAAAAATGGGAACAGATGACAGCTAAGCATATCGCTGTTAAAGCTGCATTGATGGTCGTACCATTCACGGCGATCCATTATACAGCAAGTGCTCAGATCACTGAACTTAAAACGGGCTGGAAGTGCGCTCCAATAGCCAATGTCAAGCTGACGGGCGAGGAACTTTCCTCAAAAAGTACCGAACAATTCAATGATTGGCAGCCAGCCGTAGTGCCCGGCACAGTACTCACCACCCTGCTGGCCAATAAAAAAATTCCAGACCCATTTTACGGTCTCAACAACGAGGCCATCAAGGATATCTTTGACACCGGACGCGATCATTACACGTATTGGTTCGTCAAAGCATTTGAAACCGCTCACATTACAGGCAATGATCAAGTATACCTCAATCTGCGTGGGGTGAATTACAGCTGTAATGTGTTCCTGAACGGGCATAAGCTAAACTCGCGTATCCATCAGGGCATGTTCCTTCGTCAGCGCTATAATATCACTTCATTGCTGAATAAAAAGGGAACTAACCGGGTAGCAGTGATCGTTTACCCACCTGATCCGGTAGGCAAACCTAACGGCGGCCAGGGAGGTGATGGCCGTATAGCCAAGAACGTGAGTATCCAATATACTGCCGGTTGGGACTGGATACAGCCCATTCGTGATCGTAATACAGGTATCTGGGATAAGGTCTACCTGGAAAGGACCGGTGCAGTAAGCATCGTAGACCCGCATGTGATAACAATGGTCCCTGGCGTACGCCTGCCGGGCAAAAAGCAAGATCCTGCACAGGTCAAAGTTTCCACCGAACTTCAGAATCCTACCGCTAAGCCAATTCAGGGAACGGTTATATTCACCATGAACGGGCAGAGCGTGACACGTCAGGTCACCCTGTCGGCCAGGTCTTCTATCCCTGTTGAGTTACCGATACTTACCTTGCGCGACCCTAAGCTATGGTGGCCTAACGGTTACGGCGAGCATTATTTGTACGATGCCAAGGTCAGCTTCGTGACCAATGACCATAAGACTTCTGACCAGCACCTGATCAAAGTAGGCGTAAGGCAGATCGATACCCGGTGGAACGACCGCACTCAAAGCAAAGAGGTGTTGGTGAATGGGCAAAAGATATTTATCAAAGGCGGCAACTGGGTCATTTCTGATGCCATGCTCAGACTATCTGAGGCGCGGTACGACGCCGAGGTAAGGTTTCACCGCGATATGAACTTGAACCTGATCAGGGTTTGGGGAGGCGCCATCATGGAACGGCCCGAGTTTTACGACGCCTGCGACCGATATGGCATGCTGGTGTTCCAGGACTTCTGGATATCGGCCGATGCCAACGGTAAATGGCTCGACCCGCTCAAGGCCGACGACCAATGGACCCGTCGCAAGTATCCAGATGACCACCAGTTGTTCCTGCGGTCGGCCGCCGACCAGATCAAAATGATACGTAACCATGCCTCACTGGCCATATGGTGCGGCGGTAACGAGATCACTCCACCGGCCGATATACTGATCCCGCTTCGCGATAGCATATTGCCCAATTTAGATGGCACCCGCTGGTTCGTGGACTATTCCAACTCCGATCAAATGTCATTGAACAATTTGGGCGGTAATGGCGATGGACCCTATAATATACAGCCCATATCGGTGTTTTGGGATCAGCGGACCTATCCCTTCAACTCCGAGGTAGGTTCGGTTGGCATGGGCGATATAGAATCGCTCAAAAGGTTCATTCCTGAAAAGAACCTGGTGATGCCACAATACTCAGAAAAGGAAGGAACCACCAAGACCGACCCGTTGTGGGACTACCACAAATACATTGGCTATGACGGTTTTATTGAACCTTATGGCAAACCTAAGGATGTTGCCGATATGGCCAACAAAGCGCAATTGGTGAACTATGATCAGTATCGCGCATTGATGGAAGGTTTCAGCTCTCATATGTGGGAGTGGTATACCGGCACTGTGATCTGGAAAACGCAGAACCCATGGACCGCCCTGCGGGGGCAAATGTATGATCATGCGCTTGACCCTAATGCCTGTCTGTACGGAACACGCACAGGCAGTGAGCCGCTACACGTGATGTATGATCCGGTAAAGGGCATGGTTGCGGTAGTGAACAATACTTTCGAGGTGAAAAGTGACCTCATGCTGGTGGTGAACACCATTGATGTCAAAGGCGCTGTAACGCCGCTTACACAGGTATTCGTGGAGATGCAGCCTTCGAGCAGCAAGGCATTTTTGCCTATCAAAAATGCGGTTGAAAAGGTGGTCAATGGGGGTGGTGGCTTTTTGCACCTCCAACTTTTAGATGTGAATAAAAAGCTGTTAAGCGACAATCTGTACTGGTTAGCCGATGCCGACGGGAAATACACGGCACTTAACAAACTTCCTGCTTCGCAACTGAAGATCAGTGCCCGTGCTATAGATAACGGCAATATTGAGGTAGCGCTGACAAATCCGGCAAATGCGCCGGTAGCCTTTTTTAACCGGCTATCGGTAGTGGATCCGGTCACCCATCAAAGGTTGTTGCCGGTGTTCTATGATGATAATTATGTTTCATTACCACCGGCTACTGAGAAAAAGATCCTGATCGATCGCAGCAAGGTGGGTACGGGGCCGGTTCAAATATCCATAAGCGGCTGGAACTTGCCTGAAACATTCATCGCCATTGCTCAAAAGTGACCAATGCATCAAGCCCAATGAAGATACATAAAAGCTATTTTTTACTTACCCTGACCGTGCTGATCGCCTGTTGGCGGCCGTCATTAGGTCAGTCGGTATCTACGAAGTTCCCGCTGGTGCCATACCCGCAAAAGTTGGTGGAGGGTAAGGGAATGTTCACTGGCAACGCACGTACGGTCATCATTTTACCTGCTAACGGTCACTATGCACAAGAGGCCGAATTACTGAATGAACTGCTGCTTAAAAAGTTGAAGATTACAGCAAAAAGTAGTGGAAATACAGATAATTGCATACGATTTATTGAAGATCCCACTATAGTGACGAATGAGGGCTATCAGTTGCAGATCACACCGTCTTTTGTCAACATCAAAGCCAAGAATGGTGCCGGTATCTTCCATGCGATCGAGACCATCAGGCAATTACTCCCGGCAAGTGTAGATGATCGAGCTCAAGTATCTCCGGCACAATGGATCCTGCCCGCAGTGACCATTGACGATGCCCCGGTATATGCCTGGCGTGGGATGCACCTGGATGTGTCGCGGCATTTCTTTTCGATAGCTTATCTTAAAAAGTTCATCGATCTGCTTGCCTTATATAAGTTCAATAAGTTCCACCTGCATTTGACCGATGACCAGGGCTGGCGCATCGAGATCAAAAAGTATCCCAAGCTGACCTCAGAAGGGGCATGGCGAACCTTCAACAACCAGGACTCGGTATACATGAAGAAGGCCGCCGAGAACCCCGACATGGCCATCGACCCCAAACATATTATTAAGAAAGGCGGGAAGACCCTTTACGGTGGCTTTTACACCCAGGCACAGATGAAGGATGTGGTGGCCTACGCCTTAGCCCGTCACATTGATATCATTCCTGAGATAGATATGCCTGGCCACATGATGGCCGCCATTAACTCGTACCCTTTTTTGACCTGCAACGGCGAGAACAAATGGGGTGAGCTTTTTACCAAACCGATATGCCCCTGCAACGAAAGTACTTTTGAATTCGCCCAAAATATCTTTGACGAGATCATGCAGATCTTCCCGTCCGAATATATCCACATCGGAGGCGATGAGGTAGACCGAACCGACTGGGGCCGCTCAGAAGAGTGCAAGGCCTTCATGGAAAAGGAAGGAATAAAAGATCTGGCGGCGTTGCAAAGCTATTTCATTGACCGCATGGAAAAGTACTTTAATTCGAAGGGTCGCAAGCTGATCGGTTGGGACGAGATATTGGAAGGCGGCATCAGTCCCACGGCTTTGGTGATGTACTGGCGCACCTGGGTACCCAAGGCCCCTGTTGAAGCGGCTAAGAACGGTAACCAGGTGATCATGTCGCCAGGTAGCCCATTGTATTTTGATACCCCTCCCGACCGCAACTCGTTAGAGAACGTTTACAACTTCGACCCCATACCAAAAGGACTGAACGCCACCGAGCGTAAGGGGATCATAGGTGCACAGGCTAACTTATGGACCGAGTATGTACCCACCGAGAACCGCGCCGACTATATGTACATGCCACGTATGACGGCTTTGGCCGAGAACCTATGGTCGGCACAACATGATCTGACCTCATACCAGCAACGTTTGCAGGTACATTACAAAAGGCTTGATGGCCTGCATGTAAACTACCGTTTGCCTGATCTGGATGGCTTGGTGGAGCAAAGTGTATTTACGGATAAAGCCGTGTTGCAGGTCAAGCCACCGTTACCGGGTACGGTGATCAGGTATACGCTTGACGGTAGCTTGCCCAAAAGTACCTCACCGGTGCTGAGCAAGCCGATCACCATCACGCGGTCATTATATATCAGGCTGGCAGCTTTCAGGCCTAACGGCGGGCCGGGCGATATTTATAACTTACATTATACCCAACAAGCCATGGCCCAGCCGGCACAAAATAACGGTGTTAAGGCAGGTTTGCATTGCGAATACTATCCCGGAGCCTACAAACGTACCACGTTGCTAGCGCAAGCCAAGCCACAGGCAAGCTTCAACGTAGATAGTTTAGTGGTGCCAAAAGAAGTATCCTCACCAAGTTTTGGGTTGAAGTATCAAGGATATCTGGACATCCCACAGGATGGAATATACAGCTTTTACCTTACCTGCGATGATGGCGGTGTGCTGAAGATCGCCGGTCGCACGGTGGTGGATAACGATGGCTGGCATGGCCCGATCGAAAAGAGCGGACAGGTGGCCGTCAAAAAGGGCCTGCAACCTCTACAACTCGATTTTGTGGAAGGCGGCGGTGGTTACACCCTTAAGCTGCGATACAGTGTCAACGGTTCGGCACCTGCAACGGTACCGGCAAGCTGGTTCAAACAATGATCGGTATGAAGGTACTCAGTATTTCGGCATTACTGGCTATCACGTTGAGCAGCGTGAACGCACAAAAAGCGCCTTCACCTTACGGCCCTGTCCCTAACAAAGCACAACTCAACTGGCACGAGATGGAGATGTACTGCATCATCCATTTTGGGGTTGATACTTATACCGACAAGGAGTGGGGCTTTGGCGATGAGGACCCTAAGTTGGTCTACCCTAAAAAGTTCGACGCCATGCAGATCGTGGGTGCGGCTAAGGCAGGAGGCTTTAAAGGTGTAGTGATAGTGGCCAAACATCATGACGGGCTTTGCCTGTGGCCAACGGCTACCACTGATCATAACATCAGTAAAAGTAACTGGAAGAACGGGCACGGCGATATCATGAAAGAGTATCAACTGGCGTGTGATAAGCTGAATATGCAATTAGGTGCCTACTGTTCGCCATGGGATCGCAACAGTGCCTTGTACGGAACGCCGGCCTATGTGAAGATCTATCGCGATCAGCTGAAAGAACTATACAGCAACTACGGAAAGCTCTTCGTTTCCTGGCATGATGGTGCAAACGGGGGCGATGGTTACTATGGCGGTAGCCGCGGTGTACGCAAGATCGACCGCACTACTTACTATGGCTGGGATACCACTTGGGCCCTTACCCGCAAAATGCAGCCATCGGCCGTCATTTTTGGTGATGTAGGTCCTGATGTGCGCTGGGTAGGTAATGAGGAAGGACACGCCGGCGAGATCTGCTGGGCCACTTATACCCCTTTGGCTCCCAAGGCGGGCGAGCGTCCGGCCAATGGCTACTCCAAATATGAACTGGCTACCGAAGGTACCCGCAATGGTAAGTACTGGATGCCTGCCGAGTGCGATGTGCCGCTAAGACCAGGCTGGTTTTACCACGACAGCCAGAACGACCAGGTCAAAACACCGTATCAACTACTGGATCTGTATTATAAAAGCGTAGGCAGGGGCGCTGCCCTCGACTTAGGTTTAGCGCCTAACCGCGATGGATTGCTGGATCAGCATGATGTGGCCTCACTGAACGAATTTGGTAACATCCTGAAGCGAACCTTCGCCGTGGACATGACCAAGGGGGCCACCATCAAAGCCAGTAACGTAAGGGGCGGGAACCAGGCTGTGTACGGCGCACAAAAGCTGTTGGATCATGATCGCTATTCGTACTGGGCCACCGATGATGGCGTTACAACCCCTGAACTGACACTAACACTGAAAGGTACAAAGAGCTTCAACGTGATCAGGCTGCGCGAGAATATCAAGCTAGGGCAGCGGATCGAAGCTTTTGAGGTACAAGCATGGTTGAACGGTAAGTGGGAGCAGATCGCATCGGCCACCAGCATTGGCAGTAACCGGTCGATCCGTTTGCCTAAGGCTGTGATCACGTCTAAAGTTCGGCTAAAGATCAACAGGTCGCCGGTTTGTATCGCGCTAAGTGAGTTCGGCCTTTATAGGGAGCCTGATCATGTAGAAAAACCTGTCATCGTTCGCGACCGGTCAGGCCAGGTAAAAATAAAGACCCCAACAGAAGGTTCACTGGTACTATACACCACCGATGGCAGTACGCCTACAGCTAACTCAACTGTTTATCACGCACCGTTCGATCTGCCCCAAGGCGGCACGGTAAAAGCGCTGGTGATGATGAAAAAGCTGCAAAGTGAAGTGGCCGTTGCCACGTTCGGCCTTGCCAAAGCAGGTTGGAAAGCGGCCTCTACATCACCTGCATTAGACCAAAGCGACGCTTCAAAAGCCATTGATGACGATGTGCGGACCTTATGGAGTACCATAACCACGACAGATGCTAACCCTTTGCGGGAGGCGCAACTCACCGTTGATATTGGCCACGCATCCACCATAAAAGCCTTTATCTATTTGCCCCGTCAGGACAATAAGATCGATGGTATAGTTGATCGATACAAGATCTGGGTCAGTACTGATGGTGCCAACTGGCAGGAGGTAGCCCAAGGCGAGTTCTCCAACATTCGCGCTAATCCCGTTCAACAGACGGTCACTTTCGATAAACCTGTTAACGCCCGCATTGTGCGCTTTGACGCCTTGCACGTGATCGCGGGCAACGGAGCCACCGCAGCCGAGGTCGGGCTCATCACTCAATAAACACTTTATGCGTATCATCACCTATATATTTATACTTGCTATACTTGCCGTCAAGGTGCAGGCACAGGTGGCACCGGTCACCAACACTTACACCACCGATCAGGGCCTGCCGCGTTTAAATATCGAGCGTAGCATGGTGTTCGTTCCACAAGAAACCTGGCTGTATTCGCACCACCCGTCCATCATTAGCTTTAAAGGCAAGCTGATCGCGTTATGGTCTAACGGCTTGAAGGATGAGGATTCGCCGGGCCAACGGGTAGTGTATGCCGTATCAAAAGATATGAAGCAATGGTCGAAGCCTATGGAACTGGCCTCGCCGTCAAAGTACAATGACACGCTGAACGTGTTGACCGCTGCCGGTATGTACGAGTACAAAGGCACTTTGGTAGCGTATTATGGGGAGTATACCCTGCATCGTACCCAAACCAAGCTTTGGGCAAAGACCACTACCGATGGTGAGCACTGGAGTAAACCGAAAGACCTTAACCTGCCGGTGATCCCCAATCATGGTCCGCAAAAATTAAAAAGTGGGCGTCTGCTGATCTGCGGCAACTTCTCTTATCCGTATTCTGATGATCCCACTGGCTTATCTGGCTGGAAGATGAACAGCTTTTATGATCCGTCGCTGTACACACAGGATAATCCTTCCACCTTTTATGCCCCCGCACAAAAGAATGGCTTCCCGCCGTTGTGTGAGGGCTCGTACTTCCAAACGCCTGACAGCGTTATACACTTATTGATGCGAGTAACGGGCAAAGGTTGGAAAGGAAAGCTTTGGCTGACCCAAAGCAACGATAATGCGCAAACGTGGACCAAGCCCATAGAGACGCAGTTCAGTGATAACGACAGCAAGTTCCATTTTGGGCAACTGCCCGACGGTCGCTTTTATTATGTAGGCATACCAGATACGTTACATCATTATGACCGCAACCCGCTGATCCTGACCATATCGAAAGATGGAAAGGTGTTCGATAAAAGCTATGTGATAGCCAACGAGCTTTACCATTTGCGCACTGAGGGTTTGTGGAAAGGCGGCCAGTATGGCTATCCGCATACCATCATTCATCAGGGATATATGTATGTGATCATTTCTCGCCAAAAGGAGGCCGTGGAAGTGATCCGTTTTAAATTGAACCAATTAGAGCGCTGATGTGCTCGTCATCTATAAAACTATGAAAGAACTGAACATTTCATTCGGCAAGCTCTTGTCAACGGCAACAGTACTATTAGGGATGTTGGCTCCGCAGGCCGGTCATGCGCAGCAGCAAAAGGCAGCAAGCCTGACCAAATATGTCGACCCATTCATCGGTACCGGTTTTCACGGGCACGTGTTCCTGGGCGCTAATGTACCTTTTGGAGCCGTACAGCTTGGACCAAGCAACATCTCGCAGGGGTGGGACTGGTGCTCGGGTTACCACATTTCTGATTCTACCATCGTAGGCTTTCAGCATACCCACTTGAGCGGTACAGGTATAGGCGATCTGGGCGATGTCTCCCTGATGCCTACTACAGGCGTGATCAAGACCATGAAGGGCTCGATCAAGAACATGGAAAGTGGTTATGTATCCAAATTTAGCCATAAGGAAGAGACCGCCCGCCCCGGCTATTATGCCGTAAAGCTGAAACGATACGATGTAGGCGTACGCCTCACTACCACTAAACGGGTAGGGTTTCATGAATACACCTTCCCTAAAACTAATGACGCTCACGTGATCATTGACCTGCAGGAGGGGTTGTGCTGGGACTCGCCGGTGAACACTTACCTGCATCAAGTGAATGATTCCACTATCGCAGGTTACCGTTTCTCCAAAGGTTGGGCACCTGATCAACGAATCTATTTCACGGCCATCTTCTCTAAACCGATCAAGACCTTTGCCGTATATGATACCACCGCTTTAAAGCCCGGTACTTCGTTACAAGGCAGGAAAGTGAAAGGTGTGGCCAGTTTCTTGACCACTGCGGGTGAAAAGGTATTGGTGAAGGTAGGCATATCGCCAGTGAGCGAGGGCAATGCCTTGGGCAACATCAAGGCTGAACTGCCCGGCTGGGGTTTTGACCGTACGGTAGCCGCTGCCGATGCAGCCTGGAACCAGGAGTTGCAAAAGGTAATGGTACGAACGCCTGACGAAAAAAAGAAGAAGATCTTTTACACGGCAATGTATCATACCATGATCGCACCATCGATCTTTAATGATCATAATGGTGATTACTGGGGAACTGATAAGCAAGTACACAACAAAGCAGGTTTTACCAACCTGACCACCTTTTCCTTATGGGATACTTATCGTGCAGCGCACCCTATGTATACTTTGCTGCAGCCCGAAAAGGTGAGTGATATGGTGAACTCCATGCTGGCCATTTACAAGCAACAGGGTAGCTTGCCTATGTGGCATTTGATGGGCAACGAGACCTATTGCATGGTTGGCTATAGCGCCGTGCCGGTGCTGGCCGATGCTATATTGAAAGGCTTTAAAGGCTTTGACGTTAGTGTAGCTTACGAAGCTATGAAAGCAACGGCCATGAGAGATAGCTTGGGCATCAAATTCGTGAAGCAACTGGGCTACATCCCGGCAGATAGT
This window harbors:
- a CDS encoding GH92 family glycosyl hydrolase, with product MKELNISFGKLLSTATVLLGMLAPQAGHAQQQKAASLTKYVDPFIGTGFHGHVFLGANVPFGAVQLGPSNISQGWDWCSGYHISDSTIVGFQHTHLSGTGIGDLGDVSLMPTTGVIKTMKGSIKNMESGYVSKFSHKEETARPGYYAVKLKRYDVGVRLTTTKRVGFHEYTFPKTNDAHVIIDLQEGLCWDSPVNTYLHQVNDSTIAGYRFSKGWAPDQRIYFTAIFSKPIKTFAVYDTTALKPGTSLQGRKVKGVASFLTTAGEKVLVKVGISPVSEGNALGNIKAELPGWGFDRTVAAADAAWNQELQKVMVRTPDEKKKKIFYTAMYHTMIAPSIFNDHNGDYWGTDKQVHNKAGFTNLTTFSLWDTYRAAHPMYTLLQPEKVSDMVNSMLAIYKQQGSLPMWHLMGNETYCMVGYSAVPVLADAILKGFKGFDVSVAYEAMKATAMRDSLGIKFVKQLGYIPADSLAQSVSLGMEYAIDDWCLAQVAKKLGKQQDFEYFSKRGQNYRNYYDAKAGFMRGRLSADKWRTPYSPFISIHERGDFTEGNGWQYTWLVPQDVERLMSMLGGEQRFTQKLDSLFIAEGDMGKERSPDISGLIGQYAHGNEPSHHVTYLYAYAGQSWKTAEKVRYIMNHFYTDKTDGIIGNEDVGQMSSWYVLSSLGFYPVNPANGNYVFGSPLFNEATIRLPGGKSMRLTAHNNNDQNIYIQRVTLNGKNYTRSYITYADLMKGGELIFEMGNKPNKAWGRSMQDRPKSVTLTTASVK